One region of Verrucomicrobiota bacterium genomic DNA includes:
- a CDS encoding Gfo/Idh/MocA family oxidoreductase, with amino-acid sequence MNEPANNSTTSRREFLKSTGRLAAASALAGVALPHVHAAEDNTLQVALIGAGGRGSGAAVNALNTSKLGPIKLIAMADVFEDKLNGSYNAINKSHSSQVDVPRDRRFIGFDGYQKAMDCLKPGDIAIFTTPLAFRWVHFAYAIQKRLNVFMEKPLTADGPTSRRLIQLAEEASAKNLKAGVGLMSRHSRALQELHQRIQDGEIGDIILMRGYRMHGPVGSAFSTKWPGEPSELLWQIRRFHSFLWASGGCFSDFYIHIIDHLCWMKNAWPVKAHALGGRHNKVSSDGSPFVDQNFDSYSVEYTFADGSKFIMDGRCNVGAKAMYLSHVQGSKGMAIASNNGDCGLPSSTYRGQNPVRENRLWVSDVPPDQRDPYQNEWNSLVDAIRHDRPYNEVKRGVEASVTTSLGRMAAHTGQEITFEEFLNSEHEYAPGADKLTMDSPAFLKADADGRYPIPEPGIKKDQEY; translated from the coding sequence ATGAATGAACCTGCAAACAACTCCACGACTTCTCGACGTGAATTCTTGAAAAGCACCGGCCGTCTGGCCGCGGCTTCCGCCCTCGCAGGTGTGGCGCTCCCACACGTCCACGCGGCGGAGGACAATACCCTGCAAGTCGCGCTGATCGGCGCCGGCGGCCGTGGCAGCGGCGCCGCCGTCAACGCGCTCAACACTTCAAAGCTCGGCCCGATCAAGCTGATTGCGATGGCGGATGTTTTCGAGGACAAGCTCAATGGGAGTTACAACGCCATAAACAAATCGCACTCCAGCCAGGTGGATGTCCCGCGGGACCGGCGGTTCATCGGCTTCGACGGTTATCAGAAAGCGATGGATTGTTTGAAGCCCGGCGACATCGCGATCTTCACCACGCCGCTGGCGTTCCGGTGGGTCCACTTTGCTTATGCCATTCAAAAGCGCCTCAACGTTTTCATGGAAAAGCCGCTCACGGCGGATGGTCCGACTTCGCGGAGGCTGATCCAGCTCGCGGAAGAAGCGTCGGCGAAGAACTTGAAAGCGGGCGTCGGATTGATGTCGCGGCACAGCCGGGCGCTCCAGGAGTTGCACCAACGCATCCAGGACGGCGAAATCGGCGACATCATTTTGATGCGCGGTTACCGGATGCACGGACCGGTCGGGTCGGCTTTTTCGACGAAGTGGCCCGGCGAGCCGAGCGAGTTGCTCTGGCAGATCCGGCGTTTTCATAGCTTTTTGTGGGCCAGCGGCGGGTGCTTCAGCGACTTCTACATCCACATTATCGATCATCTTTGCTGGATGAAGAATGCCTGGCCGGTCAAGGCCCACGCGCTGGGAGGCCGCCACAACAAAGTGAGCAGCGACGGCAGCCCCTTCGTGGATCAGAATTTCGATTCGTATTCGGTGGAGTACACGTTCGCCGACGGCAGCAAGTTCATCATGGACGGCCGTTGCAACGTGGGGGCAAAGGCAATGTATTTGAGCCACGTGCAAGGGAGCAAAGGCATGGCGATTGCCTCGAACAACGGCGACTGCGGCCTGCCGTCCAGCACTTACCGGGGGCAGAATCCAGTTCGCGAAAACCGGCTCTGGGTTTCGGATGTCCCGCCCGACCAACGCGATCCTTACCAGAACGAATGGAACTCGCTCGTCGATGCCATTCGTCATGACCGGCCCTACAACGAAGTCAAACGCGGTGTGGAAGCCAGCGTCACGACCTCATTGGGGCGAATGGCGGCTCACACCGGGCAGGAGATTACTTTCGAGGAATTCCTCAATTCCGAGCACGAATACGCTCCAGGCGCGGACAAACTGACCATGGATTCGCCGGCGTTCTTGAAGGCGGATGCCGATGGCCGATATCCCATCCCGGAGCCGGGCATCAAGAAAGACCAGGAATACTGA
- a CDS encoding type II toxin-antitoxin system Phd/YefM family antitoxin yields MPNVKTLSVNQAKDSLDEVLDEALAGETIVILHHNRQVLLQPCLLPEPIPRRPPGFFDDCYADKSECELENRCGHASD; encoded by the coding sequence ATGCCGAATGTGAAAACGCTCTCGGTAAATCAAGCCAAAGACTCGCTCGACGAAGTCCTGGACGAAGCCTTGGCCGGCGAGACCATCGTCATCCTGCATCATAACAGGCAGGTCTTGCTTCAGCCCTGTCTGCTTCCAGAGCCCATTCCGCGCCGCCCGCCAGGCTTTTTTGACGACTGCTACGCAGACAAGTCAGAGTGCGAACTGGAGAACCGCTGCGGCCACGCCTCGGATTGA